TATAGTATCGATTTACGGTGGATGTAGCTCAGTTGGTTAGAGCGCCGGTCTGTGGAACCGGAGGTCGGGGGTTCGAGTCCCCTCATCCACCCCATACTACACTATTAGGCCCTTCCAGTAATAACTGGAAGGGTTTTTTGTAATTTTGTTAAAATTATGAGGGGAGGTTTCAATATGACTTTTCAAGCCCAAAAAGTAAAACAAGATTTGATTCATTGGTTACAAGATATCTTCGCCAACAACGGCCCCACTTGCAAAGCGGTATTGGGGATTTCCGGGGGGAAGGACAGCACTATCGCCGCCGCTTTATGTGTGGAAGCACTAGGCAAAGAACGGGTGTTCGGGGTGTTAATGCCCAACGGCGTACAGCGCGACATCGAAGATGCACGCGCAGTTGTGAACCACTTGGATATCCCCCACTGTGAAATCAACATACAAAGTCCTTATCAGGATATTTTGCAAAACATATCCTCTCATACCTTGGTTTCGGAGCAAGCCAAAATCAACCTGTCCCCCCGCCTACGCATGGCCACGCTGTATGCGGTATCGCAATCTGTCAATGGACGAGTCATCAACACATCAAACCTCTCCGAAATATGGGTGGGTTATTCCACCCGATATGGAGACAGCGCAGGGGATTTCGCCCCTTTATCTCAATTAACCGTAACTGAATTAAAACAATTGGGGCATCTGTTAGATCTGCCGGCTTTTTTGGTAGACAAAACCCCGGAAGACGGTTTAAGCGGAAAAACCGACGAAGAAAAAATGGGTTTCTCCTACCAAGTACTGGATCAATATATCCGCACGGGCCGTTGCGATGACCCCCTACTGAAACAACTTATTGATAAACGCCACAACGACAATGCGTTCAAAAGAAAGCCCATGCCCTTTTTCCCTTATGACCCCAAGGCTTAAGTAGGGGATATTTTGACAAGATATCCCTTTTCTGCCACATCAGGATTCGCCGTTTTTTACTTTGAAAAGGGGTAAGCAGGTTCATCTTGATTTTTTATCTTCCTCTGCTAAACTATAAATATGAGAAAGAGTATCGGCCCTTTCATTTTTTTCTATTTATTACCCGCTTTTTTGTGCG
The window above is part of the Elusimicrobium sp. genome. Proteins encoded here:
- the nadE gene encoding NAD(+) synthase: MTFQAQKVKQDLIHWLQDIFANNGPTCKAVLGISGGKDSTIAAALCVEALGKERVFGVLMPNGVQRDIEDARAVVNHLDIPHCEINIQSPYQDILQNISSHTLVSEQAKINLSPRLRMATLYAVSQSVNGRVINTSNLSEIWVGYSTRYGDSAGDFAPLSQLTVTELKQLGHLLDLPAFLVDKTPEDGLSGKTDEEKMGFSYQVLDQYIRTGRCDDPLLKQLIDKRHNDNAFKRKPMPFFPYDPKA